The genomic region TATCAAAAAGAAGCCCAAAATAAGCGTTTTATTTTATACGCTTCTTCAACCTTTATCCCTAATACAGAAGAACAATCCCACTTTTTATTAGAAGAAGAATACCTTCCAACGCACATTATTCGCGATCAAGAAGAATTTTTTGTTAAAGAAAATGATTATATCGCTAAAGAAAATCAAAAAGTCGCTTGCGTGAATTACCCCAAACAAGGGAGAGATGGCCGTAACCTTAAAGGCCTTTATATTGAATTGCCTAAAGTTGCCAATTCGCCCACCCCTATAGGGCATGACAAAAACGCTTTTGAAGAAAGAGAAGAAAATAACGCTTTAGTGTATTACTCCAAAGCCTTACAAGGGGTTAAAATGGAAAAAGGGCGTTTGGTTTCTAAGCAAAATTTTATTTTTAAAAACGGGATCAAATCCATTGAAACGCCCAATCTTTTGGGGGGAGTGGAGAGCGGGTTGGTTTTAGAGATTCAAGCTAAAGACGAATTGAGCGATGCGATTGATTCTAATCTCATTTTAGAAGCGAGTGCGATTAACATTAAGGGCAATGTGGGCAAGAATGTGATCTTAGTGGCTAAAGAAATTACTATAGAGGGGCAAATCCACCCTGAAAGCTATGTCTATGCCAATAAAGCGCGTATCACTAACCATAAGGGCGTGTGCTACGCTAAAGAGTTTGAGTGCAAGTATTTAGAGCGTGCTAAGGTGTATGCCAATAGCGTTAAAGTGGAAGCGAGCGCGGGGAGCGTGGTCTATGCGAAAGAAATCGCTTTAGAAAAGCTTAAAAGCGATAACAAGCTGTATTTTTCCAAGCAATGTTGGATTGATGAGGTGGATGGCAATGGCAACCGCTTTATTTTTTACGCTTTTGGGGGGCGAGAAAACCAAGAAGAATTGAAGATCGCTAAACAAAAACTCAATGCGTTAGGGTTAAAATCTAAAAAAATCATCGCTCAGCACCAGTCCTTAAACCATTTAGTCAAAAACCATCAAGCCATCATGGAAAAGCTTAAAAACGCCACTGAAGAAATCAAACACTCTTTAATGCAACAAGAAAGCGTGAAAGACGCTTATAGCGAGTTTATGTTTGCTTTAAAGCGTTTGAAAATCTTAAAAGCTCAAATGCTAGAATTGCAAAAAATCAATAACGAATGTTACGCTAAACTCATCAGTATAGAAAACAGCTTCCAGCATGCAAGCATTACGACTAAAAACCCTTTCAAGCAAGAAAATATCGTGATTTACCATCGCAATTACCCTAAAGTGAGCAATTCAACCGCCATGTTAAGCCACAATGAAAGCGTGGATGTGATCTATGAAGATCATAAAATCAAAAAATCCCTAAAAGCGCTATAAAAGGCTAAAACAACGAGATAAAAAAGGGATAAAAATGATAGTGGGTTTGATAGGGGTTGTGGAAAAAATCTCCGCTTTAGAAGCGCATATAGAAGTGCAAGGGGTTGTTTATGGGGTGCAAGTTTCTATGCGAACGGCCGCTTTGCTTCAAGCGGGCCAAAAAGCGCGTTTGAAAATCTTGCAAGTGATTAAAGAAGATGCACATCTTTTATACGGGTTTTTAGAAGAGGGCGAAAAAATCCTTTTTGAAAGGCTTTTAAAAATCAATGGGGTAGGGGGGCGTATCGCTTTAGCCATTCTTTCAAGCTTTTCGCCGAATGAATTTGAAAGCATTATCGCTACTAAAGAAGTCAAAAGACTCCAGCAAGTCCCAGGTATAGGGAAAAAGCTCGCTGATAAGATCATGGTGGATTTGATTGGCTTTTTTATTCAAGATGAAAACAGACCCGCGCACAACGAAGTCTTTTTAGCTTTAGAGAGTTTGGGCTTTAAAAGCACCGAAATCAACCAAGTCTTAAAAACCCTAAAACCCAATCTCAGCATAGAAGCAGCGATTAAAGAAGCCTTACAACAACTGCGCTCTTAAAAAAGGTTTTTAGTATCCGCTCGCTAAAACCCTAGTAAGAGACTTGAGTGCTAAAAACGCTAAATTCTCAAACAACACGCTTAAAATCATTGAAGAGCTTAATAACGGCGTCAAACAAGCGAGTGAAGACATAAGATCTAAAGCGAGCGATTTAGAACACGCTATAACCCCACTCAAAGAGTTTGGGAAGAATTACCCCGAGTTTTCCCTAAAGCCTAAGGAAGCGTTAGAGAAACTCTTACAAGAGAAAAACGGACAAGTCGCAGGTGTAGCGTTTAGGGAGGATTTAGGAGGGATTGATTTTGTTTGGGGAACGCCAAAGACTAAAGAGAGCGTAGGTTATGGGTTAGCACACATAATAGAACGAAGAGAACAGCAAGCGCTTGCTGATGGCTTAAGTGAAGCAGAAGCTAAAGAATACGCTTTAAATATCGTTAAATCTATCCCTGAAGTGTTAGAGAAAGGCACTAAAGGAACGGATCATTTAGGGCGTGTGTTTGTAGATTATGGAAACAAGAGAGTAGGCTTAAATAACACATGGAATAACAAAGATTTAGAAAATCATTGGGTGATAAGCAGTTATGAATTACGAGATACAACAGAGAAGCCCACGCATTTTCCGACCTCGCAAGCAATCACTAAAGAAAAGGACATTCATTCTTTAAACTCCGTAGAACCTAATCCTACCCAGAAACCGCTAACAGATCAAGAGGATTTATTAAAAAATACAGAAAATTTAAACCAAACCACACCAAAACCTACCCATTTAAGCCCCTTAGAGCAAGCCAACGCAAAAAAGTATGAATTAATACTAAAAACGAAGCATAAAATGAAATTATAAGGATAGTGTAGCCCATAGAAAAACATTAGCAAAATCTCAGAATGGCGATTAAACATCAGTTATGAGTTGAGTGCTAGACATACTTGAAAAAGCTAATGCGTTTTGAAACTTTAACAATAAAAAATTAAACACAAGGAGTAAGGAATGAAAAGCATTAAAAAGCCTCACCTTGACCATACACAAGCCCTTGCGTCTTATGTGTCAGGGTCTCTTGGCACACTTAAAGTGTTTTTAGTGTGGGTTAGAAAATTATTCTCCAACCCATGCCTTGACAATATTAGCACAAAAATATTAAATAATAGAAAGAGTGAATTAGTTTTAAAAACAATGTTCAAGAGTAACGGAGATTATAAGAATAACAAGGCTTATAAAGAATTTTCAAGCACCTCACTCAACGCTAATGCGAAGGTGTCCCATAGGTCGAGTTCCCATGGTGGTGCTAAAAAGAACAATACTTAAAAAACTTTAATAAGTCAAGGAGTGAAAAATGAATTAACCTTAAAAACGATATACCAATCAAAGCTTTAATGCAAGACACCAAACCCTCTAATGGGCAACCATAGGTCGAGTTCCTATAGCGATGTCTGTAAGGATGCTACCATAAAAACCCCAACAAAGTCAAATAACGACCTAAATCTTTTCAAGGAGAACGCAAGGAGAATGAATGAAAAACAAAAATGATGTTAAAGCAGAGATTGACAAGGCGGACATTATCCACTCTTTCATTCCGCAGGATAGCTGAAAATGCTAAAAAGCAATGAGTGGGCTACCATTGAAACTATAAAACAAAAACTTGAAAAAGTCAAGAAATGAAAGAAAGCGAACTCAATAGCTACAATCAAATCATAGAAGAAGCGAGAAGGATAATGGATAAGGCGAATCATTAAAGAGTGAGTGGGTTATTATAGGCTATGAAGCAGATAAATCAAGGAATGGGCTAACTCAGTCGCCTTTAGTGCCAAATTACAAGGGGAAAGATACTAATCCCCTAAACCTTGATAACCCTAATCCTACCACAAAAGAATAAGCAAGGCAATAAACTACCCAACCCAGTCAGTATGAGAAAAATAAGCCTAAAAACCCCTTTAAAAATTCTGGCTTTGTTCTGATCAAATGCCAATAATTGAGTTTTTAAAAAACGATTTTTTAAACTCTATAAAAATGAAATAACCCTTTTTATGGTTTAGTTTAAAGCCCAGTTGGTTTTAGTGAGATTTTCTCTGATGGAAAAAAGCTTGTCTTTGACTTCGTTACTGCTCAATTTCCTCACTTTATCCGAATTGTATTTCAAATCCTGGCTAAGAAGAGACAATCTGTTAGACAAATCGGCAATATCCACCCTTAACCCCTCATCTCTGGCTAATTTGAGCGCGGGGATTAGATCCGTATCTTTTGAAAATATCAAAATCCTATCGGCTATTTTTTTAAAGGCTATTCTTTGAATGTCAAGACCCATGAGCATATCCACCTGTTTTTGTTCTAATAACGCCCTATAACTCCCATCAAACTCCACTCTTATTGCGTTTAACTTAGTCCTCCCTAACCTCAATTCCACTTGATCCAATGAAGCCAGATCGTGTTGGAAATTTTCCACATCGCTATAAATCTTCTCCCATTTAGTCGCTTCACTGCTTTGTAAGATCTCTTCAATGTCGCTGCTGGTGAAGATTTTCATTTCTGTTCCCGGATTTTTTTCATTTTGGAGAGTGTCGTTCCTCTTATCCCATAACGCATGTTCAAAATCAAAGGGTGGGGTGGTATAAAAGTAAATACGACTGATCCATTCATCATCTAGTAAAAAAGCTCTGATAGTAACGATCACATCTAAAGCGATATTGTAATTAACGCATTTTGTTTGTTTAATATCGCGTCTGAAATTCTCCCAATCCACTAGTATGATTGTGTTTGCTTTCATTTATTGCTCCCTTATTTATACGCTAAATTTTTTAAAAGTTCTTAATGCAATCTTGTATTTTGCGCCAACAAGAAACATGGATATAATAATAGCGTTTTTTAAACCTTGCAATTAAATAATAGGAATGGTTGATGCGTATTTTAGGAATAGACCCAGGCAGTAGGAAATGCGGGTATGCTATCATTTCTCACGCTTCTAACAAGCTTTCTTTAATCACGGCCGGGTTCATTAATATCACCACGACACGCTTGCAAGAACAGATTTTAGACTTGATAGAAGCCTTAGATTGCTTATTGGATCGTTACGAAGTTAATGAAGTGGCGATTGAAGATATTTTCTTTGCGTATAACCCTAAAAGCGTGATCAAGCTCGCGCAATTCAGGGGGGCGTTGTCCTTAAAGATTTTAGAAAGGATTGGTAATTTCAGCGAATACACGCCCTTACAAGTCAAAAAAGCCCTAACCGGTAACGGGAAAGCCGCTAAAGAGCAAGTGGCCTTTATGGTCAAACGCTTGCTTAACATCACAAGCGAAATCAAGCCTTTGGATATTAGCGATGCGATAGCTGTTGCTATCACGCATGCGCAACGCTTAAAGCCCCGCTAACTACCATTTGTAAGCCACTTCAAAACGCGCATTAAACCCGGGCTCGGCGATCGCTCTTTTAACAGCGTCAGTGCCTGGCATGTCCGGGCTCATGACATAGGGGCTTGTTTGATCCACATAGAATTTGTTGAAAACATTATTGAACACGGCTGAAAGCAACAAACCCTTCCAGTGGCTTTTGGTTTTAGGGCTCCAATTGATATAAAAATTACTCACGCCATAGCCCGGTTTATGCATATGCACTAACCCTAATTGGGATCCGCATTTGGCTAAATCGGTAGGGGTTTTGGGTTTCTCAGCCGTCCCGTAATCAGGCAAGTAAATATCAAACCCGCAATAATCCAAACCGGTAACAAAGCGGCTAAGCCATGCAAGATTGATCCCTGTTTTGGGGATGGTGTAATCCAATTTGATGATAAAAACATTACCGGTGCTTGCGGCAAGCTCATAGCTGTCCGCCATTAAATACCCCCTAGTGGTGGGCCAAGTGCGCGAGATCCCCACATTCAAACTCACGCCCTTGTATTTGAATGTCCCGCCCACTTCATAGCCATAAATCCTAATCGCTTGACTCAAATTGGTTACAATCAAACTTTGCGCGTATTGTGAGATGAAATTATCCAAAGCCTGATAAAACGCCGCAGCCCTCCCGCTAAAATACTGGCCTGAATAATCAATATTAAATTCAGCGTTAGAGCCCACTTCAGGTTTGATATTTTTAGCGTATCGTAAATCGTTTTGGCGCATATACACGCCATCTCCTGGCATAACCCCCCTTGTAACTTGAGAATAAGTGATTTTTAAAGATAAAGGCTCAATGGGGCTTAGCACAAGAGCCGCGCTA from Helicobacter pylori harbors:
- a CDS encoding NYN domain-containing protein, with protein sequence MKANTIILVDWENFRRDIKQTKCVNYNIALDVIVTIRAFLLDDEWISRIYFYTTPPFDFEHALWDKRNDTLQNEKNPGTEMKIFTSSDIEEILQSSEATKWEKIYSDVENFQHDLASLDQVELRLGRTKLNAIRVEFDGSYRALLEQKQVDMLMGLDIQRIAFKKIADRILIFSKDTDLIPALKLARDEGLRVDIADLSNRLSLLSQDLKYNSDKVRKLSSNEVKDKLFSIRENLTKTNWALN
- a CDS encoding DUF342 domain-containing protein; the protein is MSLEHFAPIKVERCKDIQKELKKAAAENKLQTEDLWFEILKTSIFIKNSAKDDFSEAFGGELQQLEEDEYYEKKELTLYQTHDIKIKSNAYKRFFEVEVDEHLSKIEIVLDECFIVLDTEEHYQEMFAYIKERLAFEGVVFRHLSQMYENLKTELRKYQKEAQNKRFILYASSTFIPNTEEQSHFLLEEEYLPTHIIRDQEEFFVKENDYIAKENQKVACVNYPKQGRDGRNLKGLYIELPKVANSPTPIGHDKNAFEEREENNALVYYSKALQGVKMEKGRLVSKQNFIFKNGIKSIETPNLLGGVESGLVLEIQAKDELSDAIDSNLILEASAINIKGNVGKNVILVAKEITIEGQIHPESYVYANKARITNHKGVCYAKEFECKYLERAKVYANSVKVEASAGSVVYAKEIALEKLKSDNKLYFSKQCWIDEVDGNGNRFIFYAFGGRENQEELKIAKQKLNALGLKSKKIIAQHQSLNHLVKNHQAIMEKLKNATEEIKHSLMQQESVKDAYSEFMFALKRLKILKAQMLELQKINNECYAKLISIENSFQHASITTKNPFKQENIVIYHRNYPKVSNSTAMLSHNESVDVIYEDHKIKKSLKAL
- the ruvC gene encoding crossover junction endodeoxyribonuclease RuvC produces the protein MRILGIDPGSRKCGYAIISHASNKLSLITAGFINITTTRLQEQILDLIEALDCLLDRYEVNEVAIEDIFFAYNPKSVIKLAQFRGALSLKILERIGNFSEYTPLQVKKALTGNGKAAKEQVAFMVKRLLNITSEIKPLDISDAIAVAITHAQRLKPR
- a CDS encoding DUF3519 domain-containing protein — encoded protein: MKSIKKPHLDHTQALASYVSGSLGTLKVFLVWVRKLFSNPCLDNISTKILNNRKSELVLKTMFKSNGDYKNNKAYKEFSSTSLNANAKVSHRSSSHGGAKKNNT
- the ruvA gene encoding Holliday junction branch migration protein RuvA, whose translation is MIVGLIGVVEKISALEAHIEVQGVVYGVQVSMRTAALLQAGQKARLKILQVIKEDAHLLYGFLEEGEKILFERLLKINGVGGRIALAILSSFSPNEFESIIATKEVKRLQQVPGIGKKLADKIMVDLIGFFIQDENRPAHNEVFLALESLGFKSTEINQVLKTLKPNLSIEAAIKEALQQLRS